Proteins encoded by one window of Mustela erminea isolate mMusErm1 chromosome 7, mMusErm1.Pri, whole genome shotgun sequence:
- the SULT6B1 gene encoding sulfotransferase 6B1 codes for MANKSKFIDYIDEALEKSKETALSHLFFIHQGIPYPITMCTSETFQALDTFEARSDDIVLASYPKCGSNWILHIINELIFAASKKKYEYPEFPILECGDPEKYERMKQFPSPRILATHLHYDKLPGSIVKKKAKILVIFRNPKDTAVSFFHFHNDVPDIPSYGSWDEFFRQFMKGQVSWGSYFDFAINWNKHLDDENVKFILYENLKENLAAGIKQIAEFFGFSLTGEQIQTISAQSTFQAMRAKSQETHGAVGPFLFRKGEVGDWKNLFSETQNQEMDAKFKECLAGTSLGAKLKYESYCQA; via the exons atgGCCAATAAGTCCAAATTTATTGACTATATTGACGAAGCtttggaaaaatcaaaagaaactgCACTTTCTCACTTGTTTTTCATTCATCAGGGGATTCCATACCCAATCACCATGTGCACCTCAGAAACTTTCCAGGCCTTGGACACCTTTGAAGCCAGAAGTGATGACATAGTGCTCGCATCTTATCCAAAGTGTG gttCAAATTGGATTCTCCACATCATTAATGAGCTGATATTTGCTGCATCTAAGAAAAAGTATGAGTATCCAGAATTCCCAATTCTTGAATGTGGGGACCCAGAAAAATATGAG agaatgaaacAGTTCCCATCGCCAAGGATTTTGGCAACTCACCTCCATTATGACAAATTACCTGGGTCCATCGTCAAGAAGAAAGCCAAG ATATTGGTGATATTTCGAAACCCTAAAGATACGGCagtatcttttttccatttccacaaTGACGTCCCTGATATTCCAAGCTATGGCTCTTGGGATGAATTCTTCAGACAGTTCATGAAAGGACAAG tttcttggGGAAGTTATTTTGATTTTGCCATTAATTGGAACAAACATCTTGATGATGAAAACGTTAAGTTCATATTATACGAAAACTTGAAAGAG aaccTGGCTGCTGGAATAAAACAAATTGCTGAGTTCTTTGGATTCTCTTTAACCGGGGAGCAGATTCAAACCATCTCAGCCCAGAGTACCTTCCAAGCAATGAGAGCCAAGTCCCAGGAAACGCATGGTGCTGTTGGTCCGTTTCTGTTCCGCAAAG GTGAAGTTGGAGACTGGAAGAATTTGTTCAGTGAAACTCAGAACCAGGAAATGGATGCAAAATTCAAAGAGTGCTTAGCAGGCACTTCCTTAGGAGCAAAGCTGAAGTATGAATCCTATTGCCAAGCTTGA